One Gemmatimonadota bacterium DNA window includes the following coding sequences:
- a CDS encoding ABC transporter permease — MQLLEAVRLALQTIRVQKLKSFFTLLGVTIGVMFLIAVVSIVEGMNQYVKNDFAGKIFGVNTFTFRRLPDWNQNSTDAQWREWMRRPRIYMPEIQIARSALPPGSRTAVVSQSFMKASSQFARPRQVDAIATESDYFVMKKFKVTSGRAFVPQEVAAGSRIVVIGVETASHFFPGLDPIGRELRIRGTPYTVIGVIEKQGNVFGMSLDRMAIVPYTTPLQRVLRPRGDIMQLEVQAASAEMVTEGIDVIREVVRAKRRLAPGRVDNFTIETPAAALEFFATISNRVQTFGTALPAIGLLVGAMVIMNIMLVAVAERTREIGIRKALGARRKDIMAQFLIEAATLSLIGAALGVVLGIAAAKTVAAFSPLPAAVAPWSVGVALLLGAGVGIAAGAYPASRASRLDPIAALRQE, encoded by the coding sequence ATGCAACTGTTAGAGGCCGTCCGGCTGGCCCTGCAAACCATCCGCGTGCAGAAGCTCAAGAGCTTCTTCACGCTGTTGGGCGTGACGATTGGCGTAATGTTTCTGATCGCCGTGGTCTCGATCGTCGAAGGGATGAACCAGTACGTTAAGAACGACTTCGCGGGCAAAATCTTTGGCGTGAACACGTTTACGTTTCGCCGCCTGCCGGACTGGAATCAAAACAGCACCGACGCCCAGTGGCGCGAGTGGATGCGCCGTCCGCGCATTTACATGCCCGAAATCCAGATCGCGCGGAGTGCCCTGCCGCCTGGTTCGCGCACCGCGGTGGTGAGTCAGAGCTTCATGAAAGCCTCGTCGCAGTTCGCGCGGCCACGGCAGGTCGATGCCATTGCCACGGAAAGCGACTACTTCGTGATGAAGAAGTTCAAGGTCACCAGCGGACGTGCCTTTGTGCCGCAGGAAGTCGCCGCAGGCAGTCGCATCGTGGTCATCGGCGTCGAAACCGCGAGTCACTTTTTTCCTGGGCTTGACCCCATCGGGCGTGAGCTGCGCATTCGCGGCACGCCGTACACGGTCATTGGTGTGATCGAGAAGCAGGGGAACGTGTTCGGTATGTCGCTCGACCGTATGGCGATTGTGCCCTACACCACCCCGCTCCAGCGCGTGTTGCGCCCGCGCGGCGACATCATGCAGCTCGAGGTGCAGGCGGCCTCGGCGGAGATGGTCACGGAGGGGATTGATGTGATCCGTGAAGTTGTGCGGGCCAAACGGCGACTCGCGCCAGGTCGCGTGGACAACTTCACGATCGAAACGCCGGCCGCAGCGCTCGAGTTTTTTGCGACCATCTCGAACCGCGTACAGACGTTCGGCACCGCTCTGCCCGCGATCGGCCTGTTGGTCGGGGCGATGGTGATCATGAACATCATGTTGGTGGCAGTAGCGGAACGCACGCGTGAGATCGGCATTCGGAAAGCGCTCGGCGCTCGGCGCAAAGACATCATGGCGCAGTTCCTCATTGAAGCCGCCACGCTCAGCCTCATTGGCGCGGCGCTCGGCGTCGTGCTCGGCATTGCGGCCGCAAAGACGGTGGCCGCGTTCTCGCCGCTCCCAGCGGCCGTCGCGCCATGGAGTGTTGGGGTCGCCTTGCTCTTGGGCGCGGGGGTTGGCATTGCCGCTGGCGCGTATCCCGCGTCGCGCGCCAGTCGGCTCGACCCCATTGCCGCGTTGAGGCAGGAATAA